From one Lactiplantibacillus paraplantarum genomic stretch:
- a CDS encoding NADPH-dependent F420 reductase yields MEIGIIGAGTVGTVLAKTFARGDHQIKLSRHSGAASLATRRAEFAANVAFVEVAEALQQPLVILAVPFEQAPTVLAQVADYQQRIVVDVTNQFTADFKKIKTAPLTGSEVIARAANNARVIKAFNTIPPEFMDGHVDGPGKRVLFYAGDDVAAKKEFAALVRPLNFRPVNLGKLRHGGSVMQVGGGLGNTHFVQIEE; encoded by the coding sequence ATGGAAATTGGAATTATTGGTGCCGGGACGGTCGGCACAGTATTAGCCAAGACCTTTGCGCGCGGTGATCATCAAATCAAATTAAGTCGGCACAGTGGTGCGGCTAGTTTAGCAACACGGCGCGCCGAGTTTGCTGCCAATGTGGCTTTTGTAGAAGTTGCTGAAGCCTTACAACAACCGTTAGTCATTCTTGCGGTGCCGTTTGAACAGGCGCCGACGGTATTAGCACAGGTCGCCGATTATCAGCAACGGATCGTGGTGGACGTGACGAACCAGTTTACGGCCGACTTTAAGAAAATTAAGACGGCCCCGTTGACTGGGAGTGAAGTCATTGCTCGCGCGGCGAACAATGCCCGGGTCATTAAGGCCTTCAATACGATTCCACCAGAGTTTATGGATGGGCACGTTGATGGGCCGGGAAAACGGGTCTTGTTCTATGCGGGCGATGACGTGGCTGCCAAGAAAGAATTCGCGGCGCTCGTCCGGCCGTTGAATTTCCGCCCCGTTAACTTGGGCAAGCTTCGGCATGGCGGCAGTGTCATGCAAGTTG